One genomic region from Pogoniulus pusillus isolate bPogPus1 chromosome 40, bPogPus1.pri, whole genome shotgun sequence encodes:
- the PSME3 gene encoding proteasome activator complex subunit 3 translates to MASLLKVDPEVKLKVDSFRERITSEAEDLVANFFPKKLLELDGFLKEPILNIHDLTQIHSDMNLPVPDPILLTNSHDGLDGPNMKKRKLEDHEETFQGTKVFVMPNGMLKSNQQLVDIIEKVKPEIRLLIEKCNTVKMWVQLLIPRIEDGNNFGVSIQEETVAELRTVESEAASYLDQISRYYITRAKLVSKIAKYPHVEDYRRTVTEIDEKEYISLRLIISELRNQYVTLHDMILKNIEKIKRPRSSNAETLY, encoded by the exons GTTGACTCCTTCAGGGAGCGCATCACAAGTGAG gctgaagacctaGTGGCAAACTTTTTCCCAAAGAAGCTGTTAGAACTTGATGGGTTCCTTAAG GAGCCCATCCTGAATATCCATGATCTCACTCAGATCCACTCGGACATGAACCTCCCGGTGCCTGACCCAATTCTTCTCACAAACAGCCACGATGGGCTGGATGGG CCCAATatgaaaaagaggaagctgGAAGACCACgaagagacctttcagg GTACCAAAGTGTTTGTGATGCCCAATGGGATGCTGAAGAGCAACCAGCAGCTGGTGGACATCATTGAGAAAGTGAAACCAGAAATCAGGCTGCTGATTGAGAAGTGTAACACG GTCAAAATGTGGGTGCAGCTTCTCATTCCCAGGATAGAAGATGGAAACAACTTTGGTGTTTCTATTCAG GAGGAAACGGTGGCTGAGCTTCGAACTGTGGAGAGTGAGGCAGCATCCTACCTGGACCAGATTTCTAG ATACTATATCACAAGAGCAAAGCTGGTCTCCAAAATAGCCAAGTACCCTCACGTG GAGGACTATCGCCGCACCGTGACAGAGATCGACGAGAAGGAGTACATCAGCCTGCGCCTCATCATCTCCGAGCTGAGGAACCAATAT GTCACTTTGCATGACATGATCCTTAAAAACATCGAGAAGATCAAGAGGCCTCGGAGCAGCAATGCTGAGACCCTTTATTAA
- the AOC3 gene encoding membrane primary amine oxidase isoform X1 has product MNMKTVLVLLVLALATIFALVCVLLTRGKGPSTCQHQPLQEEDSDGGQSLVFADLSPEEMVQVVRYLRGSLGVQLVDASRAKPSDNCIASIDLQVPAKAEVLRFLDEGGARPRREALAVLYFGNQPEPNVTEYVVGPLPTPAYHRDVTVQRYGGTVPYHRRPTLAVEYQQITEVLRGQVFPAAPSFMRQVLEYDGANLAALTAAPRGSRSGDRITWFAFFQNVSGFFVHPVGLEVLVDHSSLDMSQWAVSRVFYNGQYYPDMVQLESAYVQGRLSVQKVRRAPQDGDFSSMKPRAPPAAPFPLQFEPQGPRYSIRNNNVLFQGWSFAFGMSVSRGLRLFDIRHQGERVAYEISVQEAMSVYGSNCPAGMSTRYMDGSFGIGRYTSPLVRGVDCPYLATYLDVHCLTHSQLPRTIKGALCIFEQNLGSPLRRHYSNLQSLYYGGLVSSALVIRSIATVGNYDYVWDFIFYQNGAIEGKVQATGYPSSSFLHGDGLRYGNRVWEHTLGTIHTHSINYKVDLDVGGVKNSLVAHDMVFEMTQAPWNPEQQIERPRLTKKVLDTEDQAAFRLQSKLPRYLYFAANSKNKWGHQRGYRIQISSFAGDHIPEASSMERAISWARYQLAVTRRKEEEPTSTSIYNQNDPWTPTVAFTDFINNETITDEDLVAWITTGFLHIPHSEDIPNTVTVGNSVGFLLRPYNYYDLDPSIYSHDGVFFTSKQDPTACDTNPIACLPAAASCLPNLPPFTYDGFRNTSRL; this is encoded by the exons atgaACATGAAAACGGTGCTCGTCCTCCTGGTGCTGGCCTTAGCCACGATCTTTGCTTTAGTCTGTGTGCTGCTGACCAGAGGAAAGGGCCccagcacctgccagcaccagcCGCTGCAAGAGGAGGACAGCGATGGTGGCCAGAGCCTGGTCTTTGCAGACCTGAGCCCCGAGGAGATGGTGCAAGTGGTGCGGTACCTGCGGGGGAGCCTCGGGGTGCAGCTGGTCGATGCCTCGAGGGCGAAGCCCTCCGACAACTGCATCGCCTCCATCGACCTGCAggtccctgccaaggcagaggtgctgcGGTTCCTGGATGAGGGGGGGGCTCGTCCCCGCCGGGAGGCCCTGGCTGTGCTCTACTTTGGGAACCAGCCAGAGCCCAACGTGACCGAGTACGTGGTGGGCCCACTGCCCACGCCAGCCTATCACCGGGACGTGACGGTGCAGAGGTACGGGGGGACGGTGCCGTACCACCGCAGGCCGACGCTGGCTGTGGAATACCAGCAGAtcacagaggtgctgaggggtcAGGTGTTCCCCGCAGCTCCGTCCTTCATGCGTCAGGTCCTGGAGTATGATGGAGCCAACCTGGCAGCCCTGACAGCTGCTCCCCGTGGGTCCCGGTCTGGAGATCGCATCACCTGGTTCGCCTTCTTCCAGAACGTGAGTGGGTTCTTTGTGCACCCGgtggggctggaggtgctggtggaccaCAGCAGCCTGGACATGTCCCAGTGGGCCGTGAGCAGGGTCTTCTACAACGGACAGTACTACCCGGACATGGTGCAGCTGGAGAGTGCCTATGTGCAGGGTCGCCTCAGCGTGCAGaaggtgaggagggcgccgcaGGATGGGGACTTCTCGTCCATGAAGCCCCGAGCGCCCCCGGCTGCACCCTTCCCGCTGCAATTCGAGCCCCAGGGTCCTCGCTACAGCATCAGGAACAACAATGTCCTGTTCCAGGGCTGGAGCTTCGCCTTCGGGATGAGCGTGAGCAGGGGCCTGCGCCTGTTCGACATCCGACACCAGGGGGAGAGGGTTGCTTACGAGATCAGCGTCCAAGAGGCGATGTCGGTGTACggctccaactgccctgcagggaTGTCTACGAGGTACATGGACGGCAGCTTTGGCATCGGGCGCTACACCTCCCCCTTGGTGCGTGGCGTCGACTGCCCCTATTTAGCCACCTACCTGGATGTGCACTGCCTCACccactcccagctccccagAACGATTAAAGGTGCCCTCTGCATCTTTGAGCAGAACCTGGGCTCCCCCCTGAGGCGCCACTACTCCAACTTGCAGTCGCTCTACTACGGGGGGTtggtcagctctgctctggtcaTTCGGTCGATTGCGACTGTGGGCAACTATGACTACGTGTGGGACTTCATCTTCTACCAGAACGGGGCCATTGAAGGCAAGGTCCAGGCCACTGGGTACCCCAGCTCTTCGTTTCTCCACGGGGATGGTCTGAGATATGGCAACAGGGTCTGGGAGCACACGCTGGGTACAATCCATACCCACTCCATCAACTATAAAGTGGACTTGGATGTGGGAG GAGTGAAAAACTCCCTGGTGGCCCATGACATGGTGTTTGAGATGACACAGGCTCCCTGGAACCCAGAGCAGCAGATAGAGCGACCACGACTCACCAAGAAAGTGCTGGACACAGAGGACCAGGCTGCCTTCCGGCTGCAGTCCAAGTTGCCCAGATACCTCTACTTCGCTGCCAACAGCAAAAACAAGTGGGGCCACCAGCGTGGTTACAGGATCCAGATCTCCAGTTTTGCAGGGGACCATATCCCTGAAGCCAGCTCCATGGAGAGGGCCATCAGCTGGGCAAG GTACCAGCTGGCTGTCACCCGGCGGAAGGAGGAGGagcccaccagcaccagcatctACAACCAGAACGACCCCTGGACACCCACCGTTGCCTTCACAGACTTCATCAACAATGAGACCATCACTGATGAG GACTTGGTTGCTTGGATAACTACTGGTTTCCTTCACATCCCACATTCTGAGGACATTCCCAACACGGTGACAGTGGGAAACTCGGTTGGCTTCCTCTTGAGACCTTACAACTACTATGACCTGGACCCTTCCATCTACTCACATGATGGGGTGTTTTTCACCAGCAAGCAGGACCCCACAGCGTGTGACACCAACCccattgcctgcctgcctgcagctgcctcctgcctgcccaacCTCCCTCCGTTCACCTACGATGGCTTCCGAAACACCAGCAGGCTGTGA
- the AOC3 gene encoding membrane primary amine oxidase isoform X2 yields MNMKTVLVLLVLALATIFALVCVLLTRGKGPSTCQHQPLQEEDSDGGQSLVFADLSPEEMVQVVRYLRGSLGVQLVDASRAKPSDNCIASIDLQVPAKAEVLRFLDEGGARPRREALAVLYFGNQPEPNVTEYVVGPLPTPAYHRDVTVQRYGGTVPYHRRPTLAVEYQQITEVLRGQVFPAAPSFMRQVLEYDGANLAALTAAPRGSRSGDRITWFAFFQNVSGFFVHPVGLEVLVDHSSLDMSQWAVSRVFYNGQYYPDMVQLESAYVQGRLSVQKVRRAPQDGDFSSMKPRAPPAAPFPLQFEPQGPRYSIRNNNVLFQGWSFAFGMSVSRGLRLFDIRHQGERVAYEISVQEAMSVYGSNCPAGMSTRYMDGSFGIGRYTSPLVRGVDCPYLATYLDVHCLTHSQLPRTIKGALCIFEQNLGSPLRRHYSNLQSLYYGGLVSSALVIRSIATVGNYDYVWDFIFYQNGAIEGKVQATGYPSSSFLHGDGLRYGNRVWEHTLGTIHTHSINYKVDLDVGGVKNSLVAHDMVFEMTQAPWNPEQQIERPRLTKKVLDTEDQAAFRLQSKLPRYLYFAANSKNKWGHQRGYQLAVTRRKEEEPTSTSIYNQNDPWTPTVAFTDFINNETITDEDLVAWITTGFLHIPHSEDIPNTVTVGNSVGFLLRPYNYYDLDPSIYSHDGVFFTSKQDPTACDTNPIACLPAAASCLPNLPPFTYDGFRNTSRL; encoded by the exons atgaACATGAAAACGGTGCTCGTCCTCCTGGTGCTGGCCTTAGCCACGATCTTTGCTTTAGTCTGTGTGCTGCTGACCAGAGGAAAGGGCCccagcacctgccagcaccagcCGCTGCAAGAGGAGGACAGCGATGGTGGCCAGAGCCTGGTCTTTGCAGACCTGAGCCCCGAGGAGATGGTGCAAGTGGTGCGGTACCTGCGGGGGAGCCTCGGGGTGCAGCTGGTCGATGCCTCGAGGGCGAAGCCCTCCGACAACTGCATCGCCTCCATCGACCTGCAggtccctgccaaggcagaggtgctgcGGTTCCTGGATGAGGGGGGGGCTCGTCCCCGCCGGGAGGCCCTGGCTGTGCTCTACTTTGGGAACCAGCCAGAGCCCAACGTGACCGAGTACGTGGTGGGCCCACTGCCCACGCCAGCCTATCACCGGGACGTGACGGTGCAGAGGTACGGGGGGACGGTGCCGTACCACCGCAGGCCGACGCTGGCTGTGGAATACCAGCAGAtcacagaggtgctgaggggtcAGGTGTTCCCCGCAGCTCCGTCCTTCATGCGTCAGGTCCTGGAGTATGATGGAGCCAACCTGGCAGCCCTGACAGCTGCTCCCCGTGGGTCCCGGTCTGGAGATCGCATCACCTGGTTCGCCTTCTTCCAGAACGTGAGTGGGTTCTTTGTGCACCCGgtggggctggaggtgctggtggaccaCAGCAGCCTGGACATGTCCCAGTGGGCCGTGAGCAGGGTCTTCTACAACGGACAGTACTACCCGGACATGGTGCAGCTGGAGAGTGCCTATGTGCAGGGTCGCCTCAGCGTGCAGaaggtgaggagggcgccgcaGGATGGGGACTTCTCGTCCATGAAGCCCCGAGCGCCCCCGGCTGCACCCTTCCCGCTGCAATTCGAGCCCCAGGGTCCTCGCTACAGCATCAGGAACAACAATGTCCTGTTCCAGGGCTGGAGCTTCGCCTTCGGGATGAGCGTGAGCAGGGGCCTGCGCCTGTTCGACATCCGACACCAGGGGGAGAGGGTTGCTTACGAGATCAGCGTCCAAGAGGCGATGTCGGTGTACggctccaactgccctgcagggaTGTCTACGAGGTACATGGACGGCAGCTTTGGCATCGGGCGCTACACCTCCCCCTTGGTGCGTGGCGTCGACTGCCCCTATTTAGCCACCTACCTGGATGTGCACTGCCTCACccactcccagctccccagAACGATTAAAGGTGCCCTCTGCATCTTTGAGCAGAACCTGGGCTCCCCCCTGAGGCGCCACTACTCCAACTTGCAGTCGCTCTACTACGGGGGGTtggtcagctctgctctggtcaTTCGGTCGATTGCGACTGTGGGCAACTATGACTACGTGTGGGACTTCATCTTCTACCAGAACGGGGCCATTGAAGGCAAGGTCCAGGCCACTGGGTACCCCAGCTCTTCGTTTCTCCACGGGGATGGTCTGAGATATGGCAACAGGGTCTGGGAGCACACGCTGGGTACAATCCATACCCACTCCATCAACTATAAAGTGGACTTGGATGTGGGAG GAGTGAAAAACTCCCTGGTGGCCCATGACATGGTGTTTGAGATGACACAGGCTCCCTGGAACCCAGAGCAGCAGATAGAGCGACCACGACTCACCAAGAAAGTGCTGGACACAGAGGACCAGGCTGCCTTCCGGCTGCAGTCCAAGTTGCCCAGATACCTCTACTTCGCTGCCAACAGCAAAAACAAGTGGGGCCACCAGCGTG GGTACCAGCTGGCTGTCACCCGGCGGAAGGAGGAGGagcccaccagcaccagcatctACAACCAGAACGACCCCTGGACACCCACCGTTGCCTTCACAGACTTCATCAACAATGAGACCATCACTGATGAG GACTTGGTTGCTTGGATAACTACTGGTTTCCTTCACATCCCACATTCTGAGGACATTCCCAACACGGTGACAGTGGGAAACTCGGTTGGCTTCCTCTTGAGACCTTACAACTACTATGACCTGGACCCTTCCATCTACTCACATGATGGGGTGTTTTTCACCAGCAAGCAGGACCCCACAGCGTGTGACACCAACCccattgcctgcctgcctgcagctgcctcctgcctgcccaacCTCCCTCCGTTCACCTACGATGGCTTCCGAAACACCAGCAGGCTGTGA
- the LOC135191620 gene encoding membrane primary amine oxidase-like isoform X2: MNVKTVLVLLVLALATIFALVCVLLTRGKGPSTCQHQPLQEEDSDGGQSLVFADLSPEEMVQVVRYLRGSLGVQLVDASRAKPSDNCIASIDLQVPAKAEVLRFLDEGGARPRREALAVLYFGNQPEPNVTEYVVGPLPTPAYHRDVTVQRYGGTVPYHRRPVTGKEYMDINAHIQQELRKAPRFLAACCDSDGTDLAILTTAPRGFKSGDRATWFVLFQNMPGTGYYLSPVGLEVLVDHSSLDISQWAVSRVFYNGQYLADAGALEDAFVRGLLEVIRLEKPQAEAVLGSMRPRQPPGSPAPLQFEPQGPRYSVRDNRVTFQGWSIAFGMNPNSGPRLFDIRYRGKRIVYELSLQEALALYGSNCPGSMSTRYLDGSFGIGRFAYELVRGLDCPYSATYVDRHYLVESESPKTNQNSLCIFEHDAAIPLRRHFSDSQSLYYGGLRRNVLVIRTISTLINYDYIWDFMFHSSGAVEVRVHATGYISSSFLHGQGTDYGNRVGPHTLGTMHLHHIHYKVDLDVDGQMNSLETQDMEYELVQDPWSQQNSMERLYLRRGRLQTEDEAAFPLGAPMPRYLSFASPNLNRWGHPRSYQLAVTQRKEEEPSSTSIYNQNDPWTPTVAFADFINNETITNEDLVAWISVGFLHVPHAEDVPNTVTVGNSVGFFLRPYNYFDEDPSVDSPDGVYFSSEQDSGVCGTNPLACLSLTAVCAPHLPPFRYKGFLNLSLAPLPGEL; this comes from the exons ATGAACGTGAAAACGGTGCTCGTCCTCCTGGTGCTGGCCTTAGCCACGATCTTTGCTTTGGTCTGTGTGCTGCTGACCAGAGGAAAGGGCCccagcacctgccagcaccagcCACTGCAAGAGGAGGACAGCGATGGTGGCCAGAGCCTGGTCTTTGCAGACCTGAGCCCCGAGGAGATGGTGCAAGTGGTGCGGTACCTGCGGGGGAGCCTCGGGGTGCAGCTGGTCGATGCCTCGAGGGCGAAGCCCTCCGACAACTGCATCGCCTCCATCGACCTGCAggtccctgccaaggcagaggtgctgcGGTTCCTGGATGAGGGGGGGGCTCGTCCCCGCCGGGAGGCCCTGGCTGTGCTCTACTTTGGGAACCAGCCAGAGCCCAACGTGACTGAGTACGTGGTGGGCCCACTGCCCACGCCAGCCTATCACCGGGACGTGACGGTGCAGAGGTACGGGGGGACGGTGCCGTACCACCGCAGGCCCGTTACTGGCAAGGAGTACATGGACATCAATGCCCAtatccagcaggagctgaggaaggcTCCAAGATTCCTCGCTGcatgctgtgactctgatgGCACTGACCTGGCCATCCTCACTACGGCCCCACGCGGTTTCAAGTCTGGTGACCGTGCAACCTGGTTTGTGCTCTTCCAGAACATGCCTGGCACTGGGTACTATCTGTCACCAgtggggctggaggtgctggtggaccaCAGCAGCCTGGACATCTCCCAGTGGGCTGTGAGCAGGGTCTTCTACAATGGACAGTACTTGGCTGACGCAGGGGCTCTGGAGGATGCATTTGTGCGTGGCTTGCTGGAGGTCATCAGGTTGGAGAAGCCTCAGGCtgaagcagtgctgggctcaatGAGACCCCGACAGCCACCAGGGTCACCAGCTCCACTGCAGTTTGAGCCCCAGGGTCCCCGCTACAGTGTGAGAGACAACCGTGTCAccttccagggctggagcatcgCCTTTGGCATGAACCCAAACTCTGGTCCACGCCTCTTTGACATCAGGTACCGTGGGAAGAGGATTGTCTATGAGCTGAGTCTGCAGGAAGCTTTAGCCTTGTATGGCTCCAACTGCCCTGGGAGCATGTCGACTCGGTACCTCGATGGCAGCTTTGGCATCGGCCGCTTTGCCTATGAGCTTGTCCGAGGCCTCGACTGTCCCTACTCAGCCACCTATGTGGACCGACACTATCTGGTGGAGTCAGAGagccccaaaaccaaccaaaactccCTCTGCATTTTTGAGCACGATGCTGCCATTCCCCTCCGGCGCCACTTCTCCGACTCGCAGTCCCTGTACTACGGCGGGCTGCGGAGGAACGTGCTGGTGATCCGCACCATCTCCACCCTCATCAACTACGACTACATCTGGGACTTCATGTTCCACAGCAGTGGGGCCGTGGAGGTCCGAGTGCATGCCACTGGCTACAtcagctcctccttcctccaTGGCCAAGGCACTGACTATGGAAACCGAGTTGGGCCCCACACGCTGGGGACAATGCATCTCCACCACATCCACTACAAGGTGGACCTGGACGTCGACG GGCAGATGAACTCCCTGGAGACCCAGGACATGGAGTACGAGCTCGTGCAAGATCCCTGGAGCCAGCAGAACAGCATGGAGCGGCTGTACCTCcgcaggggcaggctgcagacgGAGGACGAGGCGGCGTTCCCACTCGGCGCTCCCATGCCTCGCTACCTCTCCTTCGCCAGCCCTAACCTCAACAGGTGGGGCCATCCACGCAGC TACCAGCTGGCTGTTAcccagaggaaggaggaggagccctccagcaccagcaTCTACAACCAGAATGACCCCTGGACACCCACTGTTGCCTTCGCTGACTTCATCAACAATGAGACCATCACCAACGAG GATTTGGTTGCCTGGATCTCTGTGGGGTTTCTGCATGTCCCCCATGCCGAAGATGTCCCCAACACAGTGACCGTTGGCAACAGCGTCGGCTTCTTCCTGAGGCCCTACAACTACTTTGATGAAGATCCCTCGGTGGACTCGCCTGATGGGGTCTACTTCAGCAGTGAGCAGGACTCTGGAGTGTGTGGGACCAACCCCCTCGCCTGCTTGTCCCTCACTGCTGTTTGTGCCCCCCACCTGCCCCCATTCCGCTATAAGGGCTTCCTTaacctcagcctggcaccactgccTGGAGAGCTCTGA
- the LOC135191620 gene encoding membrane primary amine oxidase-like isoform X1, whose product MNVKTVLVLLVLALATIFALVCVLLTRGKGPSTCQHQPLQEEDSDGGQSLVFADLSPEEMVQVVRYLRGSLGVQLVDASRAKPSDNCIASIDLQVPAKAEVLRFLDEGGARPRREALAVLYFGNQPEPNVTEYVVGPLPTPAYHRDVTVQRYGGTVPYHRRPVTGKEYMDINAHIQQELRKAPRFLAACCDSDGTDLAILTTAPRGFKSGDRATWFVLFQNMPGTGYYLSPVGLEVLVDHSSLDISQWAVSRVFYNGQYLADAGALEDAFVRGLLEVIRLEKPQAEAVLGSMRPRQPPGSPAPLQFEPQGPRYSVRDNRVTFQGWSIAFGMNPNSGPRLFDIRYRGKRIVYELSLQEALALYGSNCPGSMSTRYLDGSFGIGRFAYELVRGLDCPYSATYVDRHYLVESESPKTNQNSLCIFEHDAAIPLRRHFSDSQSLYYGGLRRNVLVIRTISTLINYDYIWDFMFHSSGAVEVRVHATGYISSSFLHGQGTDYGNRVGPHTLGTMHLHHIHYKVDLDVDGQMNSLETQDMEYELVQDPWSQQNSMERLYLRRGRLQTEDEAAFPLGAPMPRYLSFASPNLNRWGHPRSYRIQIASLAGKHLPTSSPMERAISWGRYQLAVTQRKEEEPSSTSIYNQNDPWTPTVAFADFINNETITNEDLVAWISVGFLHVPHAEDVPNTVTVGNSVGFFLRPYNYFDEDPSVDSPDGVYFSSEQDSGVCGTNPLACLSLTAVCAPHLPPFRYKGFLNLSLAPLPGEL is encoded by the exons ATGAACGTGAAAACGGTGCTCGTCCTCCTGGTGCTGGCCTTAGCCACGATCTTTGCTTTGGTCTGTGTGCTGCTGACCAGAGGAAAGGGCCccagcacctgccagcaccagcCACTGCAAGAGGAGGACAGCGATGGTGGCCAGAGCCTGGTCTTTGCAGACCTGAGCCCCGAGGAGATGGTGCAAGTGGTGCGGTACCTGCGGGGGAGCCTCGGGGTGCAGCTGGTCGATGCCTCGAGGGCGAAGCCCTCCGACAACTGCATCGCCTCCATCGACCTGCAggtccctgccaaggcagaggtgctgcGGTTCCTGGATGAGGGGGGGGCTCGTCCCCGCCGGGAGGCCCTGGCTGTGCTCTACTTTGGGAACCAGCCAGAGCCCAACGTGACTGAGTACGTGGTGGGCCCACTGCCCACGCCAGCCTATCACCGGGACGTGACGGTGCAGAGGTACGGGGGGACGGTGCCGTACCACCGCAGGCCCGTTACTGGCAAGGAGTACATGGACATCAATGCCCAtatccagcaggagctgaggaaggcTCCAAGATTCCTCGCTGcatgctgtgactctgatgGCACTGACCTGGCCATCCTCACTACGGCCCCACGCGGTTTCAAGTCTGGTGACCGTGCAACCTGGTTTGTGCTCTTCCAGAACATGCCTGGCACTGGGTACTATCTGTCACCAgtggggctggaggtgctggtggaccaCAGCAGCCTGGACATCTCCCAGTGGGCTGTGAGCAGGGTCTTCTACAATGGACAGTACTTGGCTGACGCAGGGGCTCTGGAGGATGCATTTGTGCGTGGCTTGCTGGAGGTCATCAGGTTGGAGAAGCCTCAGGCtgaagcagtgctgggctcaatGAGACCCCGACAGCCACCAGGGTCACCAGCTCCACTGCAGTTTGAGCCCCAGGGTCCCCGCTACAGTGTGAGAGACAACCGTGTCAccttccagggctggagcatcgCCTTTGGCATGAACCCAAACTCTGGTCCACGCCTCTTTGACATCAGGTACCGTGGGAAGAGGATTGTCTATGAGCTGAGTCTGCAGGAAGCTTTAGCCTTGTATGGCTCCAACTGCCCTGGGAGCATGTCGACTCGGTACCTCGATGGCAGCTTTGGCATCGGCCGCTTTGCCTATGAGCTTGTCCGAGGCCTCGACTGTCCCTACTCAGCCACCTATGTGGACCGACACTATCTGGTGGAGTCAGAGagccccaaaaccaaccaaaactccCTCTGCATTTTTGAGCACGATGCTGCCATTCCCCTCCGGCGCCACTTCTCCGACTCGCAGTCCCTGTACTACGGCGGGCTGCGGAGGAACGTGCTGGTGATCCGCACCATCTCCACCCTCATCAACTACGACTACATCTGGGACTTCATGTTCCACAGCAGTGGGGCCGTGGAGGTCCGAGTGCATGCCACTGGCTACAtcagctcctccttcctccaTGGCCAAGGCACTGACTATGGAAACCGAGTTGGGCCCCACACGCTGGGGACAATGCATCTCCACCACATCCACTACAAGGTGGACCTGGACGTCGACG GGCAGATGAACTCCCTGGAGACCCAGGACATGGAGTACGAGCTCGTGCAAGATCCCTGGAGCCAGCAGAACAGCATGGAGCGGCTGTACCTCcgcaggggcaggctgcagacgGAGGACGAGGCGGCGTTCCCACTCGGCGCTCCCATGCCTCGCTACCTCTCCTTCGCCAGCCCTAACCTCAACAGGTGGGGCCATCCACGCAGCTACCGCATCCAAATCGCCAGCTTGGCCGGGAAGCACctgcccaccagcagccccatggagagGGCCATCAGCTGgggcag GTACCAGCTGGCTGTTAcccagaggaaggaggaggagccctccagcaccagcaTCTACAACCAGAATGACCCCTGGACACCCACTGTTGCCTTCGCTGACTTCATCAACAATGAGACCATCACCAACGAG GATTTGGTTGCCTGGATCTCTGTGGGGTTTCTGCATGTCCCCCATGCCGAAGATGTCCCCAACACAGTGACCGTTGGCAACAGCGTCGGCTTCTTCCTGAGGCCCTACAACTACTTTGATGAAGATCCCTCGGTGGACTCGCCTGATGGGGTCTACTTCAGCAGTGAGCAGGACTCTGGAGTGTGTGGGACCAACCCCCTCGCCTGCTTGTCCCTCACTGCTGTTTGTGCCCCCCACCTGCCCCCATTCCGCTATAAGGGCTTCCTTaacctcagcctggcaccactgccTGGAGAGCTCTGA
- the G6PC1 gene encoding glucose-6-phosphatase catalytic subunit 1 encodes MESSMNLLHNAGIEATHWLQEHFQGSQDWFLFISFAADLRNTFFILFPIWFHCSELVGIRLIWVAVIGDWLNLVFKWILFGERPYWWVHETDYYSNTSAPPIQQFPLTCETGPGSPSGHAMGAAGVYYVMVTALLSIAMKKQPRTFKYWVFWAVLWAGFWAVQVCVCLSRVFIAAHFPHQVIAGVISGMAVAKTFQHIHFIYNASLRQYLGITFFLFSFALGFYLLLRAVGVDLLWTLEKAQRWCAHPEWVHIDTTPFASLLRNLGILFGLGLALNSHMYLESCRGKQGQQLPFRLGCIITSLLILHLFDAFKPPSHMQLLFYVLSFCKSAAVPLATVGLIPYCISQLTATQDKKSV; translated from the exons ATGGAGTCCAGCATGAACCTTCTGCACAATGCAGGCATCGAGGCCACAcactggctgcaggagcacttCCAAGGATCCCAGGACTGGTTCCTCTTCATCTCCTTTGCTGCTGACCTCAGGAACACTTTCTTCATCCTCTTCCCCATCTGGTTCCACTGCAGCGAGTTGGTGGGCATCAGGCTCATCTGGGTGGCCGTGATCGGTGACTGGCTCAACCTCGTCTTCAAGTG gaTCCTCTTTGGGGAGAGACCCTACTGGTGGGTCCATGAAACAGATTATTACAGCAACACCTCGgctccacccatccagcagTTCCCGCTTACCTGCGAGACCGGCCCCG GGAGCCCCTCTGGCCATGCCATGGGTGCAGCAGGCGTGTACTACGTGATGGTGACAGCCCTCCTCTCAATTGCCATGAAAAAGCAGCCGAGGACATTCAAATACTG GGTGTTCTGGGCAGTGCTTTGGGCAGGCTTCTGGGCAGTTCAAGTCTGTGTCTGCCTGTCCCGAGTCTTCATTGCTGCCCACTTCCCCCACCAGGTCATCGCAGGAGTCATTTCAG GGATGGCCGTGGCCAagaccttccagcacatccacttCATCTACAACGCCAGCCTCCGCCAGTACCTGGGCATCACCTTCTTCCTCTTTAGCTTTGCCCTGGGATTCTACCTGCTGCTCCGGGCGGTTGGAgtggacctcctctggactctggaGAAGGCGCAAAGGTGGTGTGCCCACCCCGAGTGGGTCCACATTGACACCACCCCCTTTGCCAGTCTCCTCCGAAATCTGGGCATCCTCtttgggctggggctggccctCAATTCCCACATGTACCTGGAGAGCTGCCGGGggaagcagggacagcagctgcccTTCCGCCTGGGCTGCATCATCACCTCCCTTCTCATCCTGCACCTCTTTGACGCCTTCAAGCCGCCCTCCCACATGCAACTGCTCTTCTACGTCCTCTCCTTCTGCAAGAGCGCAGCCGTGCCGCTGGCCACCGTCGGCCTTATCCCCTACTGCATCTCCCAGCTCACGGCCACACAGGACAAGAAGTCTGTGTAG